A genomic window from Anaerolineae bacterium includes:
- a CDS encoding transposase: MSRSWRIEFKGALYHVLSRGNEQQDIFGDDEDRNCFIRIMGEMSDRFDVNIFAYVLMDNHYHILLRTNNPNLSKAMQWLGVTYTRRFNNRHARSGHLFQGRFKSLIVENDAYLVRLSCYIHRNPLRAGIVKRLINYKWSSYPVYAYNRKYPEWLKTDTVLSQLGTDNPQLAYRKKVQRYSKEEASLFEELRYGLFFGTAGFADRLKSGFLPDFKRKAHPELPQQIMLLKKHEPEKLLRGLSDALECDLESFRESLRIPEKDKVARDLMIYFLWQTGRFTNQKISGLFGLSYSSVSRRVAIFREKLRVDKTFKKEYGRISELIKM; encoded by the coding sequence ATGTCGAGATCATGGAGAATTGAATTTAAAGGTGCTCTGTATCACGTTCTTTCACGGGGGAACGAACAGCAGGATATATTTGGGGACGATGAGGACCGGAATTGTTTTATTCGCATTATGGGTGAAATGTCAGATCGCTTTGATGTGAATATTTTTGCCTATGTATTAATGGACAACCATTACCATATTCTTCTTCGAACAAACAATCCCAACCTTTCAAAGGCAATGCAGTGGCTGGGAGTCACTTATACAAGACGTTTTAATAACCGCCATGCCCGCAGTGGTCATCTGTTTCAGGGCAGGTTTAAAAGTCTTATCGTAGAAAATGATGCTTACCTTGTTCGTTTGTCATGTTATATTCATCGCAATCCATTAAGAGCCGGTATCGTTAAACGGCTTATTAATTATAAGTGGAGCAGTTATCCGGTATATGCCTATAACAGAAAGTATCCCGAATGGTTGAAAACAGATACCGTTCTGTCGCAGCTCGGTACAGATAATCCGCAATTAGCCTATCGTAAAAAGGTTCAGAGATATTCAAAAGAGGAAGCATCTCTGTTTGAAGAGCTGCGCTATGGTTTATTTTTTGGGACAGCCGGATTTGCCGATAGACTGAAATCCGGATTTTTGCCTGATTTTAAAAGAAAAGCCCACCCGGAACTGCCTCAACAGATAATGCTGCTTAAGAAGCATGAGCCTGAAAAACTACTGCGAGGCTTATCCGATGCTTTAGAATGTGATCTTGAATCATTCAGAGAATCTTTAAGGATACCGGAAAAAGATAAGGTGGCCAGAGATTTGATGATATATTTTTTGTGGCAAACAGGACGTTTTACAAACCAGAAGATATCAGGACTGTTCGGTCTGTCGTACTCATCCGTTAGCAGGCGAGTTGCTATTTTCAGAGAAAAACTTCGTGTCGATAAAACCTTTAAAAAGGAATATGGCAGAATAAGTGAGTTAATCAAGATGTGA
- a CDS encoding FecR family protein: MKKFKIGLPGLWCFLILCFALTAMDLGARVNRGAAVPDQDLPGALKGMEIKDSFIPSSNKLVGVIHDLNGTVVVIHRATREAYFGRSGDAVFENDGLSTLADSRCRIRFSNDDVVTMAQDSRFAVEEYVNQRKEGKKRSLFSMVKGKAMFYSMRLFLYKDTRFNLKTPTAVVGVSGTKFGAHVYYLEPEKRADSGNALSTYMAKAQPRENGRPVTVVANGDGQVDVNGILLNPGETFNTIDNVKKYDPTVMADIQYAARMRQEGEKIGEGVKAEGEELVMDTGEETTLRSGADNAENLTDFTSLETGTKTEEKKHGYFSAFLKYNNGEVRDAFASNSLQHTDPMDDVYAYGAVNPSNYYLADEVSNGDEVDARGEVYLDPPGSSSDPLNIEGLRTYLGHYNYLQWGYHSAKTLPELNIGGTVYELINKFWFVEGYPTKIGQLAALSGDYTYSGVVRGTYYPSNADMEGTYSSSVNFGSSSIQDFNLNASGGGHTVGFVQAGSSTVDSSGQFIISGGTFRVDGGAVSDWDVNGAHFGPGAAEQAGAWTVVSDTSDFGAWGVFAGEK; this comes from the coding sequence ATGAAAAAGTTTAAGATAGGCTTGCCGGGCTTGTGGTGTTTCTTGATCCTTTGTTTCGCCCTGACAGCGATGGACCTGGGCGCCCGGGTCAATCGGGGCGCCGCCGTGCCGGACCAGGACCTTCCAGGGGCATTGAAGGGTATGGAGATCAAGGACTCTTTTATACCCTCCTCCAACAAGCTGGTCGGTGTCATCCACGATCTCAACGGCACGGTCGTCGTGATCCACAGGGCCACCAGGGAGGCCTATTTCGGAAGATCGGGGGACGCCGTCTTTGAAAACGACGGCCTCAGTACCCTGGCCGATTCTCGTTGTCGCATCCGGTTTTCCAACGACGATGTGGTCACCATGGCCCAGGATTCAAGGTTTGCCGTGGAAGAATACGTGAATCAAAGAAAAGAGGGGAAAAAGAGGTCCCTTTTCAGCATGGTCAAGGGCAAGGCCATGTTTTACTCCATGCGACTATTCCTTTACAAGGACACCCGGTTCAACCTCAAGACCCCCACGGCCGTCGTAGGTGTAAGTGGAACCAAGTTCGGCGCCCATGTCTATTATCTGGAACCGGAGAAGAGGGCTGACAGCGGGAACGCTCTGAGCACCTATATGGCGAAGGCCCAGCCAAGAGAAAATGGTCGGCCTGTAACCGTGGTGGCCAACGGCGACGGCCAGGTCGACGTCAACGGAATTCTCCTCAATCCCGGTGAGACGTTCAATACCATTGACAACGTGAAAAAGTATGATCCTACCGTCATGGCCGATATCCAATACGCCGCCAGGATGAGGCAGGAAGGAGAAAAGATCGGGGAAGGCGTGAAGGCTGAAGGAGAAGAACTCGTAATGGACACCGGAGAGGAAACGACCTTGCGATCGGGCGCCGATAACGCCGAGAACCTGACCGATTTCACCAGCCTCGAAACCGGGACAAAAACGGAAGAAAAAAAGCATGGTTATTTTTCGGCCTTTCTCAAGTACAACAACGGAGAGGTTAGGGACGCCTTTGCCAGCAATTCTCTCCAGCATACCGACCCTATGGACGACGTCTATGCATACGGCGCGGTCAATCCCAGCAACTATTATTTAGCCGACGAGGTGAGCAACGGCGATGAAGTGGATGCCCGGGGGGAGGTCTACCTGGATCCCCCTGGTTCAAGTTCCGACCCCCTAAACATTGAGGGCCTGAGAACATATCTCGGACATTACAACTACCTCCAGTGGGGCTACCACTCGGCGAAAACCCTGCCTGAACTCAACATCGGGGGCACTGTTTACGAACTTATCAACAAGTTCTGGTTTGTCGAGGGCTATCCCACAAAGATCGGCCAACTGGCCGCTCTTTCGGGTGACTATACTTACAGCGGTGTGGTCCGCGGGACCTATTATCCCAGCAATGCGGACATGGAAGGAACCTACAGTTCAAGTGTTAATTTCGGGTCCTCCTCCATCCAGGACTTTAACCTCAATGCCTCCGGGGGCGGTCATACGGTGGGCTTTGTCCAGGCGGGAAGTTCCACTGTTGACAGCAGCGGCCAGTTTATCATTTCAGGGGGAACATTCAGGGTTGATGGAGGCGCTGTTTCCGATTGGGACGTTAATGGGGCCCATTTCGGACCCGGCGCAGCCGAGCAGGCCGGCGCATGGACTGTCGTTTCTGACACTTCGGATTTCGGCGCGTGGGGGGTATTCGCCGGCGAGAAGTAA
- a CDS encoding tetratricopeptide repeat protein, with protein sequence MKIFYLPKAAIMFIPIVILTFLSTLAFAQGDTGGMLVKSPQTEAFDKGALEKLKKMSPQEVEDLDKKLAQALTLLYDREYARALPIFREISDQVETMDVMFWFASCAAKAGEKDLAITKFRDMLAIEPDLHRVRLELGTVYFEMGKYDEARKELNAVLEAKPLETVQSNIKRLLAAIDEKTKRLFVNARISLGVQSDSNVSSGPDLEFIDVPEGGTIVLSNTQRSLRDWVGVISLAGNALYDAGEKRGWMWNTTGSFYQTHVDQYHNFDFTQLRLTTGPWLVSSKSVLKLPVGYAKNIYEHDHLYDTFDLSPSYEYFFTPGFSLRGMFSYLRDTYDPSSPPDDKSGQNNINRIWEINPNFYLNNRKDILSFYISDENLNAKNKRFSYDANNLAVSYFKRLNWWNWDLEIYTRYKYTRREYATSAFLWPDAYFRTDKRHNFYVVFSRNFSNRYFASISYNLINNNSNTELYDFKKDIYGFNVGVKF encoded by the coding sequence ATGAAGATATTTTATCTACCCAAAGCGGCTATCATGTTTATTCCCATCGTCATACTCACCTTTCTGTCCACCCTCGCCTTTGCCCAGGGGGACACAGGTGGTATGCTGGTAAAGAGCCCCCAGACGGAAGCCTTCGACAAGGGGGCACTGGAAAAACTGAAAAAGATGTCTCCGCAGGAAGTGGAGGACCTCGACAAGAAGCTGGCTCAGGCCCTGACCCTCCTCTATGACAGGGAATACGCAAGGGCCCTTCCCATCTTCAGGGAGATATCGGATCAGGTGGAGACCATGGACGTCATGTTCTGGTTTGCGTCCTGTGCCGCAAAGGCGGGCGAAAAGGATCTGGCCATTACCAAGTTCAGGGACATGCTGGCTATCGAACCCGACCTCCACAGGGTGCGGCTGGAACTTGGTACCGTATACTTCGAGATGGGAAAGTACGACGAAGCCCGCAAGGAGCTAAACGCCGTTCTCGAGGCCAAACCCCTCGAGACTGTGCAAAGCAACATCAAAAGGCTCTTGGCGGCCATTGATGAAAAGACCAAAAGGCTCTTTGTCAACGCAAGGATCTCCCTGGGGGTCCAGAGTGACAGCAATGTCAGTTCCGGCCCCGATCTGGAGTTCATTGATGTCCCCGAAGGCGGAACGATTGTCCTGAGCAACACCCAAAGGTCCTTGAGGGACTGGGTGGGCGTCATCAGCCTGGCGGGAAACGCACTTTATGACGCGGGAGAAAAAAGGGGCTGGATGTGGAACACGACCGGATCCTTTTACCAGACCCACGTAGACCAATATCACAACTTTGATTTCACCCAGTTGCGGTTGACAACCGGACCCTGGCTGGTAAGCAGCAAGAGCGTACTCAAATTGCCTGTCGGCTATGCGAAAAACATCTATGAACATGACCATCTTTATGACACCTTTGACCTGAGCCCGAGTTACGAATACTTTTTTACCCCCGGATTCAGCCTCAGGGGCATGTTCTCCTATTTACGGGACACCTATGATCCCTCGTCTCCTCCGGATGACAAGAGCGGTCAGAACAACATCAACCGGATCTGGGAAATCAACCCCAACTTCTACCTCAACAACCGCAAGGACATCCTTTCCTTCTACATCTCCGACGAAAACCTCAATGCCAAAAACAAAAGGTTTTCCTACGATGCCAACAATCTGGCGGTTTCCTATTTCAAGCGGTTGAACTGGTGGAACTGGGATCTGGAAATCTATACCCGGTATAAATATACGAGAAGGGAATATGCGACGTCCGCCTTTCTGTGGCCCGATGCCTATTTCAGGACCGACAAGAGGCACAATTTCTACGTGGTGTTCAGCAGAAATTTCTCCAATCGCTATTTCGCTTCGATCTCCTACAACCTGATCAACAACAATTCCAACACGGAACTCTATGATTTCAAGAAGGACATCTATGGCTTTAATGTGGGCGTCAAGTTCTAA